A window of Flavobacterium psychrophilum genomic DNA:
GGTAAATACTTACTGCCGCTATAAGCAGCGATGCAATAAGGGTAATAAAGATCATGGACAGGAAAATTCTTGTCCGCAGCGACCAGCGTTTTATTTTAAACTTTTCCTTCATATCAGGATTGGTTTTTTTCCCTTATTCGTTTATAAAATTTGTAGCCCAGCATAAGCAATATACCAAATACAAAAATACCCACTACCCCAAATACCCAGTTAATGGCACTTTTTAAGATTACCAAAAATACTACAGCAAAAAGTATAATGGTAGCGCCTTCATTCCACAATCTCATAAAGCCCGTGGTATGTTTAACCTCATCCTTTTGCAATTGCTTAAAGATACTGTGGCATTTAAAATGGTACAGGAATAACAGGAATACAAACGTAAGCTTTACGTGCATCCACGGTTGCTGAAGCCATTCCGGCATAAGGAGTAAAAGCGTTACGGCAAAAAGGGTTGCCAGTACAGCCGAGGGCCAGGTAATAATATACCAAAGCCTGTACGACATTAGCTTGTATTGTTTGATAAGGATCTCTTTTTCTGGTGAAGGCTTATCATTAGCCTCTATATGGTACACAAACAGCCTTACAATATAAAACAGCCCG
This region includes:
- a CDS encoding protoporphyrinogen IX oxidase produces the protein MEYYNYIKSLHLIFVITWFAGLFYIVRLFVYHIEANDKPSPEKEILIKQYKLMSYRLWYIITWPSAVLATLFAVTLLLLMPEWLQQPWMHVKLTFVFLLFLYHFKCHSIFKQLQKDEVKHTTGFMRLWNEGATIILFAVVFLVILKSAINWVFGVVGIFVFGILLMLGYKFYKRIREKNQS